The Schistocerca gregaria isolate iqSchGreg1 chromosome 4, iqSchGreg1.2, whole genome shotgun sequence genome contains a region encoding:
- the LOC126267830 gene encoding uncharacterized protein LOC126267830, with protein sequence MALAAVYWLKPHQVATSHQAPASSDHRYRRRVGAKYLYRFSLTREKFKNYAYSSRPMLMKGAASKWPAMRMFDYHFFRDLYQRIDGAYESVEDECQILTFKTEFKTLEEVFSMPESRVKLEEGQKPWYVGWSNCHPEVLDVLHQYYDKPDFLPEDAEHSRTDYIFIGYQQGAVMHIDYVSRLMWQAQIKGHKTWKLLPPPECDDVCSPVSFRVEPGDIVLLDTRQWYHDTHIDDGEMSLTVSSEYG encoded by the exons GCCGCATCAGGTGGCGACGTCTCACCAAGCTCCTGCTTCCAGCGATCACAGGTACCGGCGGCGGGTGGGCGCGAAG tacctctatcggttctcccttactAGAGAAAAATTTAAGAACTATGCGTACAGTTCCAGACCAATGTTAATGAAAGGTGCTGCCTCAAAATGGCCTGCAATGCGTATGTTTGATTATCATTTTTTTAGAGACTTGTATCAAAGAATTGATGGTGCTTACGAAAGTGTAGAGGATGAGTGCCAGATTTTAACTTTCAAGACTGAATTCAAAACATTAGAAGAAGTATTTTCTATGCCTGAGTCAAGAGTCAAACTAGAAGAAGGCCAGAAGCCGTGGTATGTTGGTTGGAGTAACTGTCATCCAGAAGTTCTGGACGTACTGCATCAGTACTATGATAAGCCAGACTTCCTGCCAGAGGATGCTGAACACTCTCGCACTGACTACATCTTCATCGGATACCAACAGGGAGCTGTCATGCATATTGACTACGTAAGCCGCCTGATGTGGCAGGCCCAAATTAAAGGGCACAAGACATGGAAATTGTTACCACCACCAGAGTGTGATGATGTTTGTTCACCAGTTAGCTTCCGTGTTGAACCAGGAGATATAGTTCTCCTGGACACACGGCAGTGGTACCACGATACCCATATAGACGATGGAGAAATGAGTCTTACAGTCAGCTCTGAATATGGTTAG